In Zonotrichia albicollis isolate bZonAlb1 chromosome 3, bZonAlb1.hap1, whole genome shotgun sequence, a single window of DNA contains:
- the FAM98A gene encoding protein FAM98A isoform X2: protein MEFELLENDVLESLEDLGYKGPLLDDGALAQAVSHGASSPEFTKLCAWLVSELRLFCKLEENVQATNSPNEAEEFQLEMSGLLSEMNCPYASLTSGDVTKRLHNQKNCLLLLTYLISELEAARMLCVNAPPKKAQEGGGSEVFQELKGICIALGMSKPPANITMFQFFSGIEKKLKETLAKVPPNHVGKPLLKKQLGPAHWEKIEAINQAIANEYEVRRKLLVKRLDVTVQSFGWSDRAKSQTEKLAKVYQPKRALLSTKCTISIANLLAARQDLSKIMRTSSGSIREKTACAINKVLMGRVPDRGGRPNEIEPPPPEMPPWQKRPEGGSQQGGGRGGRGGYDSSYGGRGGYDHGGHERGGRGSYDSSYGGRGGHEPGSHDRGGRGGRGGYDHGGRGGGRGNKLQGGWTDGGSGGYQDGGYRESNYRDAGFQTGGYHGGGGYQGGGYGGYQSSSYSGSGYQGGGGGYQQDNRYQDGGSHSDRGGGRGGGRGGRGGRGGRGGQGGGWGGRGGQNFNQGGQFEQHFQHGGYQYNQSGFGQGRHFTS from the exons ATGGAGTTCGAGCTCCTGGAGAACGATGTGCTGGAGTCGCTGGAGGACCTGGG TTACAAAGGTCCCTTGTTAGACGACGGCGCGCTGGCTCAGGCGGTCTCCCATGGAGCCAGCTCCCCTGAATTCACCAAACTCTGCGCTTGGCTGGTGTCTGAGTTACGGCTCTTCTGTAAACTGGAGGAGAATGTGCAGGCAACCAACA gtcCAAATGAAGCAGAAGAATTTCAGCTTGAAATGAGTGGGCTGCTGTCTGAAATGAACTGTCCATATGCATCATTAACATCAGGAGATGTGACAAAACGCCTCCATAATCAAAAGAACTGTCTCTTGCTGCTTA CATACCTCATCTCAGAACTGGAAGCTGCCAGAATGCTGTGTGTGAATGCCCCTCCTAAAAAAGCCCAGGAAGGGGGTGGCAGCGAAGTCTTTCAGGAGCTGAAAGGCATCTGCATTGCTTTAGGCATGTCCAAGCCTCCCGCCAACATAACAATGTTCCAGTTCTTCAGCGGAATTGAAAAAAAA CTGAAGGAAACTCTAGCAAAGGTTCCACCTAATCATGTTGGAAAACCTTTATTAAAGAAACAACTGGGACCAGCTCACTGG gaaaaaattgaaGCAATTAATCAAGCCATAGCCAATGAATACGAAGTCCGAAGAAAACTGTTAGTAAAACGTTTGGATGTTACTGTGCAATCCTTCGGCTGGTCAGACAGAGCTAAG AGTCAAACAGAAAAACTGGCTAAAGTCTACCAGCCAAAACGTGCCCTCTTATCTACTAAGTGCACTATATCAATTGCAAATCTCTTGGCAGCTCGGCAGGATCTGTCCAAGATTATGAGAACAAGCAGTGGATCCATCCGAGAGAAGACTGCATGTGCCATTAATAAG GTGCTAATGGGCAGAGTGCCTGACAGAGGAGGAAGGCCCAATGAAATAGAACCTCCACCTCCTGAGATGCCACCGTGGCAGAAAAGACCAGAGGGTGGCTCGCAGCAGGGCGGTGGCAGAGGAGGCAGAGGTGGCTACGACTCTTCCTACGGAGGGCGGGGAGGTTATGACCACGGGGGTCACGAgcgaggaggaagaggaagctACGACTCATCGTACGGAGGGCGAGGAGGTCATGAACCAGGGAGCCATGATCGAGGGGGACGAGGAGGACGTGGTGGTTATGATCACGGTGgccgaggaggaggaagaggaaacaAGCTTCAAGGAGGCTGGACAGATGGCGGAAGTGGTGGCTACCAGGATGGCGGCTACAGGGAGAGCAACTACAGAGATGCAGGTTTTCAAACAGGCGGCTACCATGGTGGTGGTGGCTACCAAGGAGGAGGCTATGGTGGCTACCAGTCGTCTTCTTATTCTGGAAGTGGCTACCAGGGGGGTGGTGGTGGTTACCAGCAAGACAACAGATACCAAGATGGTGGGTCCCACAGTGACCGAGGGGGTGGCCGTGGAGGAGGGAGGGGCGGCCGTGGCGGTCGCGGTGGCCGAGGAGGTCAAGGAGGCGGCTGGGGGGGCAGAGGTGGACAGAACTTTAATCAAGGAGGGCAGTttgagcagcacttccagcatGGAGGTTATCAGTATAATCAATCTGGCTTTGGACAAGGAAGACACTTCACCAGCTGA
- the FAM98A gene encoding protein FAM98A isoform X1, translated as MGGAGTGAAAPGALSRRSARGPPVVPRRRMEFELLENDVLESLEDLGYKGPLLDDGALAQAVSHGASSPEFTKLCAWLVSELRLFCKLEENVQATNSPNEAEEFQLEMSGLLSEMNCPYASLTSGDVTKRLHNQKNCLLLLTYLISELEAARMLCVNAPPKKAQEGGGSEVFQELKGICIALGMSKPPANITMFQFFSGIEKKLKETLAKVPPNHVGKPLLKKQLGPAHWEKIEAINQAIANEYEVRRKLLVKRLDVTVQSFGWSDRAKSQTEKLAKVYQPKRALLSTKCTISIANLLAARQDLSKIMRTSSGSIREKTACAINKVLMGRVPDRGGRPNEIEPPPPEMPPWQKRPEGGSQQGGGRGGRGGYDSSYGGRGGYDHGGHERGGRGSYDSSYGGRGGHEPGSHDRGGRGGRGGYDHGGRGGGRGNKLQGGWTDGGSGGYQDGGYRESNYRDAGFQTGGYHGGGGYQGGGYGGYQSSSYSGSGYQGGGGGYQQDNRYQDGGSHSDRGGGRGGGRGGRGGRGGRGGQGGGWGGRGGQNFNQGGQFEQHFQHGGYQYNQSGFGQGRHFTS; from the exons ATGGGCGGTGCGGGGACAGGGGCTGCGGCGCCGGGAGCGCTGTCTCGCCGCTCGGCACGGG GTCCACCCGTCGTGCCCCGCCGCAGGATGGAGTTCGAGCTCCTGGAGAACGATGTGCTGGAGTCGCTGGAGGACCTGGG TTACAAAGGTCCCTTGTTAGACGACGGCGCGCTGGCTCAGGCGGTCTCCCATGGAGCCAGCTCCCCTGAATTCACCAAACTCTGCGCTTGGCTGGTGTCTGAGTTACGGCTCTTCTGTAAACTGGAGGAGAATGTGCAGGCAACCAACA gtcCAAATGAAGCAGAAGAATTTCAGCTTGAAATGAGTGGGCTGCTGTCTGAAATGAACTGTCCATATGCATCATTAACATCAGGAGATGTGACAAAACGCCTCCATAATCAAAAGAACTGTCTCTTGCTGCTTA CATACCTCATCTCAGAACTGGAAGCTGCCAGAATGCTGTGTGTGAATGCCCCTCCTAAAAAAGCCCAGGAAGGGGGTGGCAGCGAAGTCTTTCAGGAGCTGAAAGGCATCTGCATTGCTTTAGGCATGTCCAAGCCTCCCGCCAACATAACAATGTTCCAGTTCTTCAGCGGAATTGAAAAAAAA CTGAAGGAAACTCTAGCAAAGGTTCCACCTAATCATGTTGGAAAACCTTTATTAAAGAAACAACTGGGACCAGCTCACTGG gaaaaaattgaaGCAATTAATCAAGCCATAGCCAATGAATACGAAGTCCGAAGAAAACTGTTAGTAAAACGTTTGGATGTTACTGTGCAATCCTTCGGCTGGTCAGACAGAGCTAAG AGTCAAACAGAAAAACTGGCTAAAGTCTACCAGCCAAAACGTGCCCTCTTATCTACTAAGTGCACTATATCAATTGCAAATCTCTTGGCAGCTCGGCAGGATCTGTCCAAGATTATGAGAACAAGCAGTGGATCCATCCGAGAGAAGACTGCATGTGCCATTAATAAG GTGCTAATGGGCAGAGTGCCTGACAGAGGAGGAAGGCCCAATGAAATAGAACCTCCACCTCCTGAGATGCCACCGTGGCAGAAAAGACCAGAGGGTGGCTCGCAGCAGGGCGGTGGCAGAGGAGGCAGAGGTGGCTACGACTCTTCCTACGGAGGGCGGGGAGGTTATGACCACGGGGGTCACGAgcgaggaggaagaggaagctACGACTCATCGTACGGAGGGCGAGGAGGTCATGAACCAGGGAGCCATGATCGAGGGGGACGAGGAGGACGTGGTGGTTATGATCACGGTGgccgaggaggaggaagaggaaacaAGCTTCAAGGAGGCTGGACAGATGGCGGAAGTGGTGGCTACCAGGATGGCGGCTACAGGGAGAGCAACTACAGAGATGCAGGTTTTCAAACAGGCGGCTACCATGGTGGTGGTGGCTACCAAGGAGGAGGCTATGGTGGCTACCAGTCGTCTTCTTATTCTGGAAGTGGCTACCAGGGGGGTGGTGGTGGTTACCAGCAAGACAACAGATACCAAGATGGTGGGTCCCACAGTGACCGAGGGGGTGGCCGTGGAGGAGGGAGGGGCGGCCGTGGCGGTCGCGGTGGCCGAGGAGGTCAAGGAGGCGGCTGGGGGGGCAGAGGTGGACAGAACTTTAATCAAGGAGGGCAGTttgagcagcacttccagcatGGAGGTTATCAGTATAATCAATCTGGCTTTGGACAAGGAAGACACTTCACCAGCTGA